The Carassius carassius chromosome 9, fCarCar2.1, whole genome shotgun sequence genome includes a region encoding these proteins:
- the LOC132148622 gene encoding B9 domain-containing protein 1, which translates to MTSNNPAVFLLMVNGQIEEADFPEYDDLYCKYCFVYGHDWAPTSGLEEGISQITSKGGGSQSLVWNFPLDITFKSTNPFGWPQIVVSVYGPDTFGNDVVRGYGAVHIPFTPGKHTKTIPMFVPESTSRLQRFTSWLMGRRPEYTDPKVVAQGEGREVTRVRSQGFVTLQFNIVTKDMKKLGYETTSEHSPATGLARTSQQL; encoded by the exons ATGACCTCAAACAATCCAGCAGTTTTTCTTCTCATGGTTAATGGGCAAATCGAAGAAGCCGAT TTCCCAGAATATGATGATCTTTACTGCAAGTATTGCTTTGTTTATGGACACGACTGGGCGCCCACATCA GGCTTGGAAGAGGGAATTTCTCAAATAACATCAAAAGGTGGAGGATCTCAGAGTTTGGTGTGGAATTTCCCATTGGACATCACATTCAAAAGCACGAACCCATTTGGCT ggcCCCAGATTGTGGTTAGTGTGTATGGCCCCGACACTTTTGGAAATGATGTTGTGAGAGGTTATGGAGCCGTACACATCCCGTTTACACCTGGAAA ACACACCAAGACCATTCCTATGTTTGTTCCCGAATCTACATCAAGACTTCAGAGGTTCACAAG CTGGCTGATGGGACGGCGTCCAGAGTACACAGATCCCAAGGTTGTTGCTCAAGGAGAGGGAAGAGAAG TTACGAGGGTGCGCTCACAAGGTTTTGTTACACTACAGTTCAACATTGTGACTAAAGACATGAAGAAACTGGGTTATGAAACTACATCAGAGCATTCACCTGCTACAGGACTGGCAAGAACATCACAACAGCTTTAA